A genomic window from Bacillus sp. BGMRC 2118 includes:
- a CDS encoding penicillin-binding transpeptidase domain-containing protein: protein MIVLLSACSDKPKPEDRFAEYVSHWNKQDFDSMYEQLSASTKEKVTREEFSKRYQNIYSGIEAENVKITFNKPKEEVETKDKEEITFPYTVSMDTIAGKVEFSHKAIVVKEELEKGYNWFVNWDSTYIFPQLQDGQEIKVSSSEPLRGEIYDRNGTPLAQNGKVYEVGIEPGKLGEEKATIITELSTLLQLSVEEIEGKLNEGWVKPDLFVPIKKIDPNNQDLAVKVSSLNGVFLKKEVPSRYYPLGESAAHLIGYVQTISAEQLEQMKDKDYTRSSKVGKVGLEQVFEERLRGKTGWKIFIPDGEVIAEKPAENGETITLTIDATLQANAFSQLNGDAGSVVAINPKTGETLALVSSPSYNPNDFIFGMSGATWKSLNEHPFKPLMARFNKTYAPGSTLKPLTASIGLTTGVTDPEEKMKIEGKEWAKDNWGGKTITRVSSKLDSVNLHDALVTSDNIYFARTALAIGNDKFAQGLQSFGFGEELEYEFPTAKSTVTNEGFSSEGLLADSGYGQGEVQMSPIHLSSTYSVFVNSGSMVKPYLEKKESNPDFWKKDILSPEHTEFIYKSLYDVINHPSGTGYDPVIEGVNIAGKTGTAELKASKDIAGEENGWFVAVNQDASLLITMMIENVKDRGGSHYTVPKVKELFR, encoded by the coding sequence ATGATCGTGCTATTGTCAGCATGTTCTGATAAACCAAAGCCGGAAGATCGCTTTGCTGAGTATGTTAGTCATTGGAATAAGCAAGATTTTGATTCCATGTATGAACAGCTCTCGGCAAGTACAAAGGAAAAAGTAACACGTGAGGAGTTTTCAAAAAGGTATCAAAATATTTATAGTGGAATTGAAGCTGAAAACGTAAAAATAACGTTTAATAAACCGAAAGAAGAAGTGGAAACGAAGGATAAGGAAGAAATCACTTTTCCATATACCGTTTCGATGGATACTATTGCCGGAAAAGTTGAGTTTTCACATAAAGCAATCGTCGTGAAAGAAGAATTAGAGAAGGGCTATAATTGGTTTGTGAACTGGGATTCAACATATATTTTCCCGCAGCTTCAAGATGGGCAAGAAATAAAGGTTTCCTCCAGCGAGCCACTAAGAGGAGAAATTTATGATCGAAATGGCACTCCTCTAGCACAGAACGGGAAGGTATACGAAGTAGGTATTGAACCTGGGAAACTTGGTGAGGAGAAAGCAACAATAATAACGGAGCTATCCACCTTATTACAGCTTTCAGTTGAGGAGATTGAGGGGAAACTTAATGAAGGGTGGGTGAAACCTGATTTATTTGTACCGATAAAGAAAATCGATCCAAATAACCAGGACCTTGCAGTTAAGGTAAGTTCTTTAAATGGAGTTTTTCTAAAAAAGGAAGTTCCTTCTAGATATTACCCACTTGGTGAGAGTGCAGCCCATCTAATTGGGTATGTTCAAACGATAAGTGCTGAGCAACTAGAGCAGATGAAGGATAAAGATTATACAAGAAGTTCGAAAGTAGGTAAAGTTGGGTTAGAACAGGTTTTTGAAGAGCGCCTACGAGGGAAGACAGGGTGGAAGATATTCATTCCAGACGGGGAAGTTATCGCGGAAAAGCCAGCTGAAAACGGAGAAACTATTACGTTAACCATTGATGCTACTTTACAAGCTAATGCCTTTTCACAATTAAACGGAGATGCAGGTAGTGTAGTAGCAATAAACCCGAAAACAGGTGAAACATTAGCTCTTGTCAGTTCGCCATCATATAATCCGAATGACTTTATATTCGGCATGTCAGGTGCAACTTGGAAATCACTGAATGAGCATCCATTTAAACCGTTAATGGCAAGATTTAATAAAACATATGCTCCAGGGTCTACTTTAAAACCATTAACAGCCTCAATTGGATTAACAACAGGAGTCACAGATCCAGAGGAGAAGATGAAAATAGAAGGAAAAGAATGGGCAAAGGACAATTGGGGTGGAAAAACGATTACAAGAGTTTCTTCTAAGTTAGATTCCGTTAACTTACACGATGCTCTTGTAACGAGTGATAACATCTATTTTGCTAGAACGGCTTTAGCAATAGGAAATGATAAGTTCGCACAAGGTTTACAATCATTTGGATTTGGAGAAGAGCTTGAATATGAATTTCCTACAGCAAAATCTACAGTTACGAACGAGGGCTTTTCATCAGAAGGGTTACTTGCTGATTCCGGCTATGGCCAAGGAGAAGTTCAAATGAGTCCAATCCATCTTTCTAGCACGTATTCTGTGTTTGTAAACAGTGGAAGTATGGTAAAGCCATACCTTGAGAAAAAGGAATCAAACCCAGATTTTTGGAAGAAGGATATCCTATCACCTGAACATACAGAGTTCATTTACAAAAGCTTGTATGATGTCATCAATCATCCTTCAGGCACAGGATATGACCCTGTAATTGAAGGAGTAAACATTGCTGGTAAGACTGGAACAGCTGAGTTAAAAGCTTCAAAGGATATAGCAGGAGAAGAAAATGGCTGGTTTGTAGCCGTTAATCAAGATGCATCTCTACTCATTACGATGATGATTGAAAATGTAAAAGATCGTGGCGGAAGTCACTACACGGTACCTAAGGTGAAGGAATTATTTAGATAA
- a CDS encoding HAD family hydrolase, which produces MESQFVSLGGEKLIEKAIIFDLDCTLHDREKSLYLFLNSQYDRLLSNSTSISFPEFYREFVALEQFGHKWKDVVYDELLLMYPEINLSRNELLDDYWNHFSEHCVCFEGTINMLSELKNSQYKLGMITNGKTDFQKATIHALKLAEFFDDIIISEEIGLKKPDGRIFEASLHNLKVSEEQAIYIGDHPAHDIKAAGDVGLHTIWKRNDYWGNADTKYSFESMRELPSLIEHIFKQ; this is translated from the coding sequence ATAGAGTCCCAGTTTGTAAGTTTAGGAGGTGAGAAATTGATAGAAAAAGCTATTATTTTTGATTTGGATTGTACGTTACATGACCGTGAAAAAAGCCTCTATTTGTTCTTGAACTCGCAGTACGACCGATTATTGTCTAACAGTACCTCTATATCTTTTCCTGAATTTTATAGGGAATTTGTTGCACTTGAACAATTCGGACACAAGTGGAAGGATGTTGTTTATGATGAGTTGCTGCTTATGTACCCAGAAATCAATTTATCGCGTAATGAGTTATTAGATGATTATTGGAATCACTTCAGTGAACATTGTGTATGCTTTGAGGGTACGATTAACATGTTATCAGAACTGAAGAATAGCCAATATAAACTAGGCATGATTACAAATGGAAAAACTGATTTTCAAAAAGCAACGATTCATGCTTTGAAATTAGCTGAATTCTTCGATGATATCATCATATCTGAAGAAATTGGACTGAAGAAACCGGATGGTAGAATTTTCGAAGCATCTCTACATAATCTAAAGGTTAGTGAAGAACAGGCGATTTATATTGGTGATCATCCTGCCCACGATATTAAGGCAGCAGGCGATGTTGGACTACATACGATTTGGAAACGAAATGATTACTGGGGTAATGCTGATACAAAATATTCCTTTGAGTCTATGAGAGAATTACCTTCATTAATAGAACATATATTTAAACAGTAA
- a CDS encoding YozD family protein, which produces MREIEVVIDTEELAEFIYEQLLIRGYVPSDEEVDEVADIVFDYLLTKQVVEEVWEDEEED; this is translated from the coding sequence GTGAGAGAAATTGAAGTGGTTATTGACACAGAGGAATTAGCTGAATTCATTTATGAGCAATTATTAATAAGAGGTTATGTCCCTAGTGATGAAGAAGTAGATGAAGTTGCCGATATTGTATTCGATTACTTATTAACAAAACAAGTTGTAGAAGAAGTGTGGGAAGATGAAGAAGAAGATTAG
- a CDS encoding ABC transporter permease, whose product MMMTRYAKLYWVFAKNHMKVMMEYRVDFLIGIFSVILQQFASIFFVKVVFDHIEQLNGWSFYEILFIYGVAATGRSIHHIFFDNLWTLGWQYIRPGQLDRLLIRPINPLFHLCADRLQQDGLGQIIIGIIIMTIATPHLDVTWGVVEIVLLVIMIISSGMIFVAINLFFATFSFWMIDSLPIVWAVFNLSDFARYPLTIYHKGIGLFLTWFIPYGFTAFYPAAYFIGGEGYKWFALWTPLVAIVSCMLAYMFWNRGLKAFASTGS is encoded by the coding sequence ATTATGATGACCAGGTATGCGAAATTATATTGGGTGTTTGCGAAAAACCATATGAAGGTCATGATGGAGTATCGAGTTGATTTCTTAATTGGGATCTTTTCTGTCATACTTCAGCAATTTGCCTCCATTTTCTTTGTGAAAGTAGTCTTTGATCATATAGAACAATTAAATGGATGGTCGTTTTATGAAATATTGTTTATTTATGGAGTGGCTGCAACAGGCAGGTCCATTCATCATATTTTCTTTGATAATCTATGGACGTTGGGATGGCAATACATTAGACCCGGACAGTTAGATCGTTTGTTAATTCGTCCGATAAACCCACTATTTCATTTATGCGCAGATCGTCTCCAGCAGGATGGATTAGGTCAAATCATTATTGGAATCATCATCATGACGATTGCAACTCCTCATTTAGATGTAACATGGGGCGTAGTCGAGATAGTATTATTAGTTATTATGATTATATCTTCAGGAATGATTTTTGTTGCAATCAATTTATTCTTTGCGACATTCTCATTTTGGATGATTGATAGCTTGCCAATCGTGTGGGCTGTCTTTAATTTAAGTGACTTTGCCAGATATCCGCTTACCATTTACCATAAGGGAATCGGATTATTCTTAACATGGTTTATACCATATGGATTTACCGCTTTTTACCCTGCTGCCTATTTTATAGGAGGAGAAGGATATAAATGGTTTGCTCTTTGGACACCACTTGTCGCCATTGTTTCTTGTATGTTAGCCTATATGTTTTGGAATAGAGGCTTGAAGGCCTTTGCAAGTACAGGAAGCTAA
- a CDS encoding ATP-binding cassette domain-containing protein, translating to MIIVKDLKKEYKIAKRDPGLSGAIKSLFNRRYEVKQAVKGLSFTIGQGETVAYIGANGAGKSTTIKMLTGILTPTSGEVTVNGIVPYKQRQTNAKNIGAVFGQRTQLFWDIPVRESFDLLKHIYEIPEKEYQDTVTMFTEVLHLEPLLGIPVRQLSLGQKMRCELAAAFLHRPSVVYLDEPTIGLDIAVKVRIRQFIKEMNARWGTTVVLTTHDMQDIEEICERLIIIDDGTILYDGDLANIKRQFGQKRVIHFDLIQKESFVLPNELDGKVDILQSNDESKISLSFDHEETSSSFVISTIMNHYNVQDLSVSDPKIESIVEDIYNKREMSDKHENVLATD from the coding sequence ATGATCATTGTTAAAGATTTAAAAAAGGAATACAAAATTGCAAAGAGAGACCCTGGTTTATCAGGTGCGATAAAGTCGTTGTTTAATCGGAGATATGAAGTGAAGCAAGCCGTTAAAGGACTTAGTTTCACCATTGGGCAAGGGGAAACGGTTGCCTACATTGGGGCAAACGGTGCTGGAAAGTCTACAACGATAAAAATGTTAACCGGTATTTTAACACCTACTAGCGGTGAAGTAACTGTTAATGGAATTGTTCCGTACAAACAGAGACAAACGAATGCCAAAAACATAGGAGCTGTTTTTGGTCAGCGTACACAATTGTTTTGGGATATTCCTGTACGTGAGTCTTTTGATTTATTAAAACATATATACGAAATACCAGAAAAAGAATATCAGGACACAGTAACTATGTTTACAGAGGTCCTTCATTTAGAACCTTTATTAGGAATTCCGGTTCGTCAGCTTAGCTTAGGTCAAAAAATGAGGTGTGAATTAGCTGCTGCCTTCCTGCATCGTCCATCTGTAGTTTACCTGGATGAACCGACAATTGGATTGGATATTGCCGTTAAGGTTCGAATACGACAATTTATTAAAGAAATGAATGCTAGATGGGGAACGACGGTTGTATTGACCACACATGATATGCAAGACATCGAAGAAATTTGTGAACGTTTGATCATTATAGATGATGGAACGATTCTATATGATGGAGATCTTGCCAATATCAAACGACAATTTGGCCAAAAACGAGTCATTCATTTTGATTTAATTCAAAAGGAATCATTTGTGTTACCAAACGAACTGGATGGAAAAGTGGATATTCTACAATCAAACGATGAAAGTAAGATCTCTTTGTCATTTGATCATGAGGAAACGTCAAGTTCATTCGTCATCTCAACAATTATGAATCATTATAATGTTCAAGATTTAAGTGTGAGTGATCCGAAGATTGAGTCCATTGTTGAGGACATTTATAACAAGCGGGAAATGAGTGATAAACATGAAAATGTATTGGCAACTGACTAA
- a CDS encoding YozE family protein yields the protein MSRSFYHFLLKYRMNKPTDEIAAFANAAYDDHSFPKQSTDYYELTNYLELNGSYLPSMSIFDHAWDLYKLNE from the coding sequence TTGTCACGATCATTTTATCATTTTCTATTAAAATATCGAATGAATAAACCAACGGATGAAATTGCAGCATTTGCTAATGCAGCTTATGATGACCATAGCTTCCCAAAACAGTCAACAGACTACTATGAACTAACTAATTATTTAGAACTGAACGGTTCTTACCTCCCAAGCATGTCAATTTTTGACCACGCGTGGGACTTATATAAACTAAACGAATAG
- a CDS encoding YokU family protein, giving the protein MICIWCDSSNAKQGVNTVYWELPDGSRAITITETPCICCDDCGMMYQTEKTTDEIENQLMLIDTKKLNTQLTYQQLMEIPRWLKMNYFGK; this is encoded by the coding sequence ATGATTTGTATTTGGTGCGACTCATCCAATGCAAAACAAGGAGTGAACACGGTATATTGGGAACTTCCGGATGGTTCAAGGGCCATTACAATTACAGAGACTCCTTGTATCTGTTGTGATGATTGCGGAATGATGTATCAAACAGAAAAAACAACGGATGAAATTGAGAATCAATTAATGTTAATTGATACAAAAAAATTAAATACACAATTGACGTATCAACAACTAATGGAAATACCACGTTGGCTGAAAATGAACTATTTTGGTAAGTAA
- the ablA gene encoding lysine 2,3-aminomutase has product MINEVFKPTRHWKDIELWKDVTEEQWNDWVWQLTNTIRTLDDLRKVINLTPDEEEGVKIATKTIPLNITPYYASLMNPDDPRCPIRMQSVPISKELNKTKYDQEDPLHEDEDSPTPGLTHRYPDRVLFLVTNQCSMYCRYCTRRRFSGQIGMGVPKKQMDQAISYIRSNPEIRDVLISGGDGLLINDQILEYILKNLRDIPHVEIIRIGTRAPVVFPQRITENLCNILKKYHPVWLNTHFNTSIEITEESKRACEMLANAGVPVGNQSVILAGINDSVAIMKKLMHDLVKIRVRPYYIYQCDLSEGIGHFRAPVSKGLEIIEGLRGHTSGYAVPTFVVDAPGGGGKISLQPNYLLSQSPDKVVLRNFEGVITTYPEPDNYVPGKADDYFGEVYPNYMQKDSKIGIAGLMNDHHYTLVPEGLNRLERRNTYTENPEHSSLKDKREKRDQLKEKKYLAEQKKNTQGNE; this is encoded by the coding sequence ATGATAAACGAAGTGTTTAAACCAACGCGTCATTGGAAGGATATTGAGCTGTGGAAAGATGTGACGGAGGAACAATGGAATGATTGGGTATGGCAACTCACGAATACGATTAGAACGCTTGATGATTTACGTAAAGTGATCAATTTAACTCCTGATGAAGAAGAAGGTGTGAAAATTGCAACGAAAACGATTCCCCTAAATATCACACCTTATTATGCATCACTTATGAACCCTGATGATCCAAGATGTCCGATACGCATGCAATCTGTTCCAATTTCAAAAGAGCTAAATAAAACAAAATATGACCAAGAGGATCCGTTACACGAGGATGAAGATTCACCAACCCCTGGCTTGACACACCGCTATCCAGACCGGGTATTGTTTTTAGTTACAAACCAATGTTCAATGTACTGCAGATACTGTACGAGAAGACGATTTTCAGGTCAGATTGGAATGGGTGTACCGAAGAAACAAATGGATCAGGCAATAAGTTATATTAGAAGCAATCCTGAAATACGTGATGTACTCATTTCGGGTGGAGATGGATTATTAATTAATGATCAAATCTTAGAGTATATATTGAAAAATTTACGTGACATTCCTCACGTAGAGATTATTCGTATTGGTACACGGGCACCAGTTGTCTTTCCACAGCGGATAACAGAAAACTTATGTAATATCCTTAAGAAATACCATCCAGTATGGTTGAATACACATTTTAATACATCGATTGAGATTACAGAGGAATCAAAACGTGCCTGTGAAATGCTGGCAAATGCTGGGGTACCAGTAGGTAATCAATCTGTTATTCTAGCAGGAATAAATGATAGTGTTGCCATCATGAAGAAGCTGATGCATGACTTAGTTAAAATACGTGTAAGACCTTATTATATTTATCAATGTGATCTTTCAGAGGGGATTGGACACTTTCGTGCACCCGTTTCAAAAGGTCTTGAAATTATTGAGGGATTGCGAGGACATACATCCGGTTATGCTGTTCCGACGTTTGTCGTAGATGCTCCAGGCGGTGGAGGGAAAATATCGTTACAACCCAATTATTTACTTTCTCAAAGTCCAGATAAAGTTGTATTACGAAACTTTGAGGGTGTGATTACGACGTACCCAGAACCCGATAATTATGTACCAGGTAAAGCTGATGATTATTTTGGTGAAGTCTATCCGAACTATATGCAAAAGGATTCAAAAATCGGGATTGCTGGGTTAATGAATGACCATCACTATACTCTTGTACCAGAAGGGTTAAATCGATTAGAAAGGCGAAATACGTATACGGAAAATCCTGAACATAGCTCTTTAAAAGATAAACGTGAAAAACGAGATCAACTGAAGGAAAAGAAGTACCTTGCTGAGCAAAAGAAAAATACGCAAGGAAATGAATGA
- the ablB gene encoding putative beta-lysine N-acetyltransferase translates to MEGENFYLSVCFDHFNQRIRLDDYRGNITSIADKVMELAAKQSYSKAILYSRREHVHVFVEKGFLLEAIFEGYFHGSHAYALTMYFEPARKKNDNWLKEDKILQDVLKLPISKQLGEMPGGYKLRKGTPIDAEALSDLYKKVFQVYPTPLNDTSYIRKIMKVNTVFFVVEKDGVLVSSASAGIDFQYSNAEISDCATLPEHRSHGLMKHLIERIEQDLISKRIFCAYSIARALSFGMNASLKQLGYKYKGRMMNNCYIYDKLEDMNVWVKDLS, encoded by the coding sequence ATTGAAGGAGAAAACTTCTATCTTTCCGTTTGTTTTGATCATTTTAATCAGCGTATACGTTTGGATGATTATCGTGGAAATATAACTTCAATAGCAGATAAGGTGATGGAGTTAGCTGCCAAACAATCTTATTCAAAGGCAATTTTATATTCAAGAAGAGAGCACGTGCATGTCTTTGTTGAAAAGGGATTTTTGCTTGAAGCGATATTTGAGGGGTATTTTCACGGAAGTCATGCTTATGCTTTAACGATGTACTTTGAGCCGGCCAGAAAGAAAAATGATAACTGGTTGAAAGAGGATAAAATTTTGCAGGATGTATTAAAATTGCCCATATCTAAACAGCTAGGTGAGATGCCAGGTGGATATAAGTTGAGAAAGGGAACGCCAATAGATGCTGAGGCACTTTCGGATTTATATAAGAAAGTATTTCAAGTATATCCGACTCCGTTGAATGATACTAGTTATATTAGGAAGATCATGAAAGTGAATACTGTATTTTTTGTTGTTGAAAAAGATGGTGTACTCGTGAGCAGTGCATCAGCAGGAATTGATTTCCAATACTCGAATGCTGAAATCTCTGATTGTGCGACATTACCGGAACATCGTTCACATGGTCTAATGAAGCACTTGATTGAAAGGATTGAACAAGATCTAATAAGCAAGAGAATCTTCTGTGCTTATTCAATTGCACGGGCATTATCCTTCGGAATGAATGCATCATTAAAGCAACTAGGCTATAAGTATAAAGGACGAATGATGAACAATTGCTATATATACGACAAACTTGAAGATATGAATGTTTGGGTAAAGGACTTGTCCTAA
- a CDS encoding Ger(x)C family spore germination protein: protein MKIKIYLLLTLCLCFVTGCWDRVELNDIGIVTGLAVEKGKEHKYKLTVEVLNATENSKMEAQGNAPSTTFSQEGNSLSELAHRMNVGIARQLIYSHTRVFIIDQQVAKEGVTEFIDFLERSGEFRNDFNIFLFEGGNADDALKTTYTLQKVSSLKLNKQIESFYKEWGGDPNVRLTDFISALTSAGREPTIAMIKIKGDPKKGNSVENMQKVEPEALVEVAGLAVFKGDKLVDKLTINDTRNYLWLDNIQSTSLTIPCKGEEEHYLDLRVTRSHTDIDSKVIRGVPAFSAVINVEARIEGSQCKGDLERIDTYEDYEKQVETELENQIKETINKLQELEADIFGFGEILQRQHYHDFKKMKKEWNEYFADAKVDIHANVFIRRSGIRNKSVTSQSDQF, encoded by the coding sequence ATGAAAATAAAGATTTATCTGTTGCTTACACTATGTCTCTGTTTTGTAACTGGTTGTTGGGATCGAGTTGAATTAAACGATATTGGGATAGTAACGGGTCTTGCGGTAGAAAAAGGTAAGGAGCATAAGTATAAATTAACAGTAGAAGTTTTAAATGCCACAGAAAACTCAAAAATGGAAGCACAAGGCAATGCACCTTCAACCACTTTTTCTCAAGAAGGAAACTCTTTATCTGAACTTGCTCATCGAATGAATGTTGGGATTGCAAGGCAGCTTATCTATTCTCATACTCGCGTCTTTATCATCGACCAACAAGTAGCGAAAGAAGGTGTCACTGAATTCATAGACTTTTTAGAACGAAGCGGTGAATTTCGCAATGACTTTAATATTTTCCTTTTTGAAGGCGGCAATGCTGACGATGCCTTGAAAACAACCTATACTCTCCAAAAGGTTTCATCTTTAAAATTAAATAAACAAATTGAATCCTTTTATAAAGAATGGGGAGGAGATCCTAACGTTCGATTAACTGATTTTATTTCAGCATTAACCTCAGCAGGCAGAGAGCCTACTATTGCAATGATTAAAATTAAAGGAGACCCTAAGAAAGGGAATTCAGTTGAAAATATGCAGAAGGTTGAGCCTGAAGCGTTAGTCGAAGTTGCTGGTTTAGCTGTATTTAAGGGAGATAAATTAGTAGATAAACTTACAATAAATGATACTCGAAATTATTTATGGCTTGATAATATCCAAAGCACAAGCTTGACCATACCATGTAAAGGTGAAGAAGAGCATTATTTGGATTTACGTGTTACACGCTCGCATACAGACATTGATTCAAAGGTAATACGTGGTGTACCAGCATTTTCTGCAGTAATTAATGTGGAAGCTAGGATTGAAGGTTCACAATGTAAGGGCGATCTAGAGAGAATTGATACATATGAGGATTATGAAAAGCAAGTAGAGACTGAATTAGAGAATCAAATTAAGGAAACCATAAATAAATTACAGGAGCTAGAAGCGGACATCTTTGGATTTGGTGAAATTCTCCAAAGACAACATTATCATGATTTCAAAAAGATGAAGAAGGAATGGAATGAATATTTTGCGGATGCAAAGGTTGATATTCATGCAAATGTGTTTATAAGAAGATCTGGGATACGTAATAAAAGTGTTACTAGTCAATCGGATCAATTCTAA
- a CDS encoding spore germination protein, giving the protein MFSSQKSIQKSNPSTSAELLEVGKQPKEITPELTKNYQFCKNTFQESIDFTQDYIMIGKQKGFLCYLDSMIDSKQLTEKIVEPLSLSVEDLTQIENEESFEAFRKKYLSGLSHKFVTKEHEVIWYILSGYVVLFVENVKEVLCLKIFDIQYRSINEPSTQTIIRGPKDGFTESMETNVSLIRRRVKNPHLRFESHIVGRDTQTSVVISYIDGIVNKDIVNEVRSRIKKIDTSYILDSGIIDEYITDKSFTVFPLINNTERPDSASANLLEGKVIIIVDGSPFVLVAPVVFTDFFQASEDYYQPFVMASFIRFIRYFSFMIALVLPSLYVAITTFHQELMPTTLLISVQAQREGVPFPAVIEILAMELTFEVLREAGVRMPRAVGQTVSIVGALVIGQAAVEAGLVSNVLVIVVSFTAIASFVSPIYNFSISTRLLRFVIILAASVFGLFGVLAFLVLMVMHLTSLRSFGVSYLTPVAPLILEDQTDVFVRLPFWANKNRPKYLKTEAPERQENMSKPSPPKMEGEQSE; this is encoded by the coding sequence CTGTTTAGCTCACAAAAAAGTATACAGAAATCTAACCCTAGTACGAGTGCTGAACTGCTTGAAGTAGGAAAGCAGCCTAAAGAAATCACACCAGAACTGACTAAAAACTATCAATTCTGTAAAAATACCTTTCAAGAGTCCATTGACTTTACTCAGGATTACATAATGATAGGTAAGCAAAAGGGGTTTCTTTGCTATTTAGACAGTATGATTGATTCGAAGCAATTAACGGAAAAAATTGTGGAGCCTCTATCGTTGTCAGTAGAAGACTTAACACAAATAGAGAACGAGGAGTCTTTTGAGGCATTTCGCAAGAAGTATCTTTCTGGGTTATCTCATAAGTTTGTAACAAAGGAACATGAAGTTATTTGGTATATACTATCGGGATATGTTGTCTTGTTCGTTGAAAATGTTAAAGAAGTATTGTGTCTAAAGATTTTTGATATCCAGTATCGAAGTATTAATGAACCAAGTACTCAAACCATTATTCGAGGGCCGAAAGATGGATTTACAGAGTCCATGGAGACAAATGTTAGCTTAATAAGAAGAAGGGTTAAAAACCCACATCTTAGATTCGAATCTCACATTGTGGGAAGAGATACGCAAACATCGGTTGTAATTAGTTATATTGATGGCATTGTTAATAAGGATATTGTAAATGAGGTTAGGTCTCGAATTAAGAAAATCGACACGAGTTATATATTAGACTCGGGAATTATTGATGAATATATTACAGATAAAAGCTTTACTGTCTTCCCACTAATTAATAATACAGAACGCCCTGATAGTGCAAGTGCGAACTTACTTGAGGGAAAAGTCATAATTATTGTTGATGGAAGCCCGTTTGTATTGGTTGCACCAGTTGTCTTTACAGACTTCTTTCAAGCATCTGAAGATTATTACCAGCCGTTTGTTATGGCCTCCTTTATTCGGTTTATTCGATATTTTTCGTTTATGATCGCTCTCGTCTTACCATCTTTGTACGTAGCTATCACAACATTTCATCAGGAGTTAATGCCAACAACACTTTTAATTAGTGTACAGGCACAAAGAGAAGGAGTTCCGTTTCCGGCTGTGATTGAAATATTAGCTATGGAATTAACCTTTGAAGTTCTAAGAGAAGCAGGAGTTAGAATGCCGAGAGCAGTTGGGCAAACCGTTTCGATTGTAGGAGCCTTAGTTATTGGACAAGCTGCTGTAGAAGCGGGGCTCGTGTCAAACGTTCTAGTTATCGTTGTATCTTTTACGGCGATTGCAAGTTTTGTTTCTCCTATTTATAATTTTTCTATTTCAACTAGACTTTTAAGATTTGTCATTATTTTAGCGGCTTCAGTATTTGGTTTATTTGGCGTACTGGCATTTTTAGTCCTCATGGTCATGCATTTAACAAGTCTTCGCTCTTTTGGAGTCTCTTACTTAACTCCAGTTGCACCTTTAATACTTGAGGATCAAACTGATGTATTTGTTAGACTGCCTTTTTGGGCAAACAAAAATAGACCCAAATATTTAAAAACTGAAGCACCAGAGCGACAAGAGAATATGTCTAAACCCAGTCCGCCAAAAATGGAAGGTGAACAGTCTGAATGA